In the genome of Candidatus Limnocylindria bacterium, the window GAGCCAGGCCGGCATTCCCCGGGCCGTCCACGATCCCAGGCTCGCAGCAAGTTCGCCACCAATCGACGGACCGGATCGCGTACGTGCGCCCGACGCCGAGCGTCGCGAGCTCGCGCGTGAGATCCTCACGCCTCGCACGAAGTTCGGTGCTCATCAGGACATTGGCGGGGTACGGCACCCAAGCATCGAGCGCGGCCCCTTCGTAGCCGGAGCTCGTCGCCGCGAGATACGCGGCGACCCGACGCTCCGGCGTGTCGAGCGCCGGACGGATGACGAAAGCCCACGCGACGAGCGACGCGATCGCGATGCCGAAGGCGGCGACGGCGACGGGTCTGCGGATCACAGCAGCGCGCGGAACTTCTTCAGGGCTGCCTCGACGCCTTCGCGCGATTCGAAGACGGCGGAGCCAGCAACGACAACTGAAGCGCCGGCCTCGATCACGCGACGGACGTTGTCGAGCTTCACACCGCCGTCGACCTCGAGCTCGACCGGGAGTCGTCGCGTATCGATCTCCTTGCGCAGGCGCTGGAGCTTCCCGATCGCGCTCTCGATGAACTTCTGGCCGCCGAATCCAGGGTTCACGCTCATCACCAATGCGAGATCGACCTCGTTGAGATACGGCAGGATCGCCTGGACCGGCGTATCGGGGTTGAGCGTGATCCCGGCCTTCGCGCCGCGGGTGCGGATCCGAGAGAGCGTCGCCGACACCTCGCGCGCCGCCTCCACGTGGACCACCACGTACGCGGCGCCGGCATCGACGTAGCGGTCCACCCGGTCATCCGGCTGCTCGATCATGAGGTGGACATCCAGCGGCAGGCGGGTCGCACGGTGCAGGTCGGCCACCATCTTCGGCCCAAATGTGAGATTCGGGACGAAGTGACCGTCCATCACGTCGACGTGGACCCAGTCGGCCCCGCCTCGTTCGAGCGCGCCCACCGCCTCCGCGAGGCGGCCGAAGTCGGCGTTCAGGATGGACGGAGCAAATTTCGGTTCAGGAATGCTCGCTTCTCTCCTTGTTCCAGGCGCGGTGGGCTGGCATCATTCGAGGGGTCCCACCTCCGCCCGTTCAGGTTAGAGGGAGAGAACATGTACCGCCCCCAGAACCTCCGGATCCCAGGACCGACCGTCGTGCCGCAGAGCGTGCTCGCCGCGTCGGCCCGACCGATGATCAATCACCGCGGCCCCGAATTCGCCGCGTTGCTGGCCGCCCTCACGCGAGCGCTTCAGGACTTCCTGCGCACGCAGGGTGACGTGCTCACCCTCACCGCGTCGGGCTCCGGCGCGATGGAAGCCGCGGTCGCGAACACGCTGTCGCGCGGCGACCGGGCGCTCGTCTTCATCAACGGCGCGTTCGGCGAGCGCTTCTATTCGATCTGCAAGGCCTACGGCGTCGATGCCCGCCGTATCGACATCACGCTTGGCCGCGCGATCGACCCCGAGCTCGTTCGCGAAGAGCTCGCGAAGGAAAAGGGCAAGGACGGCGCGAAGGCCGTCATGCTCCAGCACAACGAGACCTCGACCGGTGTCCTCAATCCGCTGAAAGAGATCAGCGAGGTCGTCCGCGAGTCGGGCAAGCTCCTCATCGTCGACAGCATCTCCGGCGCCGGTGCGGCCGAGCTCGAGATCGACGAGTGGGGCATCGACGTGTGTGTCACCGGCTCGCAGAAGGCGTGGGGCGCGCCGCCCGGCGTGTCGATCGTCACGATGAGCGAGCGCGCGTGGAAGTTCTACGAGAAGTCCGATCTGCCGAAGGCCTACTTCGACCTCGCCGCGGCGAAGGCCGCGCTCGAGAAGGGCGCGACCCCGGCGACGCCGGCGGTCACCGTGTACATCGCGCTCCAGGAGGCACTCCGTCTCATGGCCGAGGAGGGCCTCGAGGCGATCCTCCGCCGCCACCAGAATCTCGCGCGCGCGACCCGTCGTGGACTGCAGGCACTGAACCTGACGTTGTTCGCCGACGAGGCGCACGCGTCACCCGCGGTCACCGCGTTCCGCCCGCCGACGCGCGTCGACGCGCGCAACCTCATCCGCGTGCTGCGCGACGACTACGACACGATCGTCGCGGGCGGCCAGGGAAAGCTCGAGGGCCAGCTCATCCGCGTCGGCCACCTCGGCTTCGTGACGCTGCAGGACATCCTCAACTTCTTCAGCGCCTTGGAGCTCGCGCTACGTGACTTCAACCAGCCGGTCGAGCCCGGTCAGGCGATCGCCGCGGCGCTCCGCGCCTACGCGGAGAGCGCGCCGCAGACGACGCGGCCCGGTACCAGGTCCGGCACGCGCGCGGACACCGTCGGCACCCGCCGATAGGCGCGTGGGGGCGCTAGACCTCTCCATCGCAAGGGGAGAACCCCCTGCGACCCCCCTCAGGAAACCCGTTGTGCATGTGGCCGATCCTCTCGCCGAGGACGGCCTCGTGCTGCTCCGCGAACGGTGCGAAGTACGCACGACGACCGGGCTCACCGAGGCCGACCTCGCATCGCGCCTCCAGGACGTCGACGCGCTCATCGTCCGCAGCGAGACGAAAGTGACGGCGAAGATCTTCGACGCGGCGCCGCGCCTGGCTGTGGTGGGCCGCGCCGGCGTCGGCGTAGACAACATCGACGTTCCCGCGGCGACCGCGCATGGCGTCTACGTCGTCAACGCGCCGCTCGGGAACATCGTGTCCGCGGCGGAGCACGCGATCGCCCTCGCGCTCACTCTCCTCCGGCGCGTCGCCGAGGCCGACCGAAGCGTGCGCGCCGGCGAATGGACGCGTTCGAAGTTCATCGGTCGCGAGCTGCGTGGCAAGACGCTGGGCCTTATCGGTATCGGACGCGTCGGCTCGGAGGTGGCACGCCGCGCCGCAGGCTTCCAGATGCGCGTGATCGCGCACGATCCGTTCGCGACCGAGGCCATCGCGCGCGCCGCTGGCGCGCAGCTCGTCGAGCTTGACGAGCTCCTCCGCAGCGCAGATGTCATCTCGCTGCACACGCCGCTCACAGAGAAGACGCGCAACCTGATCAATGCCGACGCCCTCGCGAAGATGAAGCCGACGACGGTGATCGTGAACTGCGCCCGTGGTGAGGTCGTCGATCTCGCGGCTGTCGCGGCCGCGCTCGACAAGGGCACGATCGCGGGCGCTGCGCTCGACGTCTTCCCGAACGAACCGTTGCCGGCCGACTCCCCCATCCGCGGCTCGCGGAACACCGTCCTGACCCCACACATCGCCGGCTCCACGGCCGAGGCGCAGGTCAACGTCGCCGTGGATGTCGTGCAGCAGATCCTTGACGTGCTCGACGGGCGTCCCGCGCGCAACGCGGTGAATGCGCCTCGGCCGCCAGCGGATGAAGCGGGCGGCAGCGCGTGGCTACGCCTTGGCGAGCGCGTCGGCACGCTGGTGGCACAGCTGCTTGACGAGCGCCCGGCGAAACTGCAGATCGCGTACGCCGGCAAGCTGCTCGAGATCGACGCCGAGCCGCTGCGCGCCGCAGTGGTGAAGGGACTGCTCGAGACGTTCAGCGCCGAGCGCGTGAACCTCGTGAACGCCCTTGCGATCGCGCGGTCGCGCGGCCTCGTGATCGAGGAGCGTCGCGAGACCGAGGCCGCGCGGTACAGCGCGCTCCTCACCGTTCGCGTCGGCAACACCGAGGTGGCGGGGACGCTCGTGCAGGGCGAGCCGCGCATCGTGCTCATCGACGGGTTCTGGGTCGACGTGCCGGTCGAGGGCTACCTGCTGCTCACCAAGCACCAGGACAAGCCCGGCCTCGTCGGCCGCGTCGGGACGCTGCTCGGCGAGCACGACGTGAACATCTCGTCGATGCAGGTCGGACGACTTCACCCCCGCGGCGAGGCGCTCATGATCCTGACGCTCGACGATCCGGTGCCCGACGAGGTCCGCGCACGCATCGGCGCGTTCGCCGATGTCGATCGCGTGCGGACCGCCCGGCTGGGGGTCTCGGGCTAGCATCGCCAGCGGCTTGGACCAACGCCTCGAGCTGTCGATCGTCATGCCGTGCCTGAACGAAGCGGCAACGGTCGCCGACTGCGTGAAGCAGGCGCGTGACGCGCTCGCGAAGTACGGCATCAACGGCGAGGTGGTCGTCGCCGACAACGGCAGCACCGATGGATCGCGCGAACTGGCGACCGCGGCGGGCGCGCGCGTGGTGCCGGTCCCCGTCCGTGGCTATGGGAGCGCGCTGCTCGCGGGGATCGCCTCGGCCCAGGGCGAGTATGTCGTCATGGGCGACGCGGACGGCTCGTACGACTTCATGGCTGTCGACACCTTCCTCGCGAAGCTGCGCGAGGGGTACGACCTCGTGATGGGCAACCGCTTCAAAGGTGGCGTCGCCGAGGGCGCGATGCCGTTCCTGCATCGCTGGCTCGGCAATCCGGTGCTCTCATTCCTCGGTCGCCTCTTCTTCAACAGCGACATCGGTGACTTCCACTCGGGACTCCGCGGCTTCCGGCGGTCGCCGATCCTCGCGCTCGACCTGCGCACGACGGGGATGGAGTTCGCCTCGGAGATGGTCGTGAAGGCGGCGGTTCAGGACCTGCGGATCACCGAGGTGCCCGTCACGCTCGGCCCGGACAAACGCGGCCGGCCGCCGCACCTGCGCACCTGGCGCGACGGGTGGCGCCACCTCCGGTTCCTCCTCCTCTACAGCCCGCGCTGGCTGTTCCTGTATCCGGGAGCGGCGCTCATGCTCGTCGGCGCGATCGTGGGCCTCTGGCTGCTGCCCGGCGAGCGCGCTCTCGGGTCGGTCCGCCTCGACATCCATACCCTCGTCTACGCCTCGGCGGCGGTCGTCCTCGGGTACCAGTCCGTGATCTTCGCGCTGTTCACGAAGACGTTCGCGATCAGCGAGGGCCTGCTTCCGGAAGACCCGCGCCTGACGCGGCTCTACCGCTACGTGACGCTCGAGACGGGGATCGTGGCGGGGATCGTCCTCGTGATCGCCGGCCTGGTGCTCGCGGTCACGGCGATCGGACTCTGGCAGACGCAGGGCTTCGGTCCGATCGTCGACGTGCCACGCACGCTGCGTGTCGTCATCGTGTCCTCGCTCGCCATCACGCTCGGCGTGCAGACCTTCTTCGCGAGCTTCTTCCTCTCGGTCCTGGGTCTGAGCCGCCGCTAGCGCGCGAGCGCGCGCAACCGCGGCAGCAGACGCGCCGCGCGCTCGACACCGGAGCGCAGGTCCCCGCCGCCCGCGAACGGAAAGAGCAGCAGCTCGGTGAAACCAGCTCGCACCGTGGTCTCGGCGATCGTCAGGATGGCATCCTCGTTGTCCGCGCGGAGTTGGCTCGAGCGGCGGATCGTCGTTGGGTCGCGGCCGACCTTCGCGCAGTGCTCGTCGAGGAGCTTCGTGAGCGCGACGGTGTCCTGCGGCGTGGGGGCGTTCGAGTTCCAAACATCGGCGTGCTTCGCGACGACGCGAAAGGGTGAGCTTCGGTCCCACGCCGCCGATCCAGATCGGGGGATACGGCTTCTGAATAGGCTTCGGCTCCGCGATCGCGGCGTCGAGCTGGTAGAAGCGACCTTGGAAGGTCGCACGCTCCTCGGTCCAGAGCGCCTTCAGAACGGAGCAGGCCTCGTCCATCATTCGGATGCGGTCCGCCGCGCTCGGGAACGGCATCCCGTACATCTTGAATTCGGGCTCGTTCCATGCGGCGCCGATGCCCATCTCGAGCCGCCCCGCCGACAGATGGTCGATGGTCACGGCGATCTTCGCGAGCAGACCCGGGTGACGATAGGGATTGCCGGTCACATTGAGACCGATCCGCGTGCGCTTGGTGTTCTCCGCGACGGCGCCGAGGATCGTCCACCCGTCGAAGATGAGCTTCGTCGGGTCATTCCCGAGGGCGATGAGGTGGTCGAACGGCCAGATGTGGTCGAAGCCCGCCTGGTCCGCGATGCGCCACGCCTCGCGCTGCGCATCGATGGGGTGGACCTGCTGCGAAAGCTTCAGGCCGATGCGAAGTGGATGCGCCACCACACGGAGGCTAGCGTGACTACGATGCGAGCGTGCGCGCCGATGCCGACCGCTGGCTCCGTTCGTTGCCAAAGGAGCTCGCCCCGCATCGCGAGGTACTGCTCGGGCTGATGCGTGAGGCCGAGCGCGACCCTGGGATCCGCGTTCTCGTCGTCGGCTGCAGCATCGGCCGCGGCGCGGCCGACGAGCTCTCCGACGTCGACGCGATGTACGCGGTCGTCGACACCGCCTGGAACGACGCGCTCCGTGACAGCGCGGGCGTCGTGCGCCGCGTCGGGGACGTGATCGACATGCATCAGCAGATCATCGATCCGGCGAACCGCGAGCTGCCGCCTTACCAGCACACCTTCGCGCAGTACGCGAGCGGTGTTCAGCTCGACCTCGTCGTCGCGCTCGCGCGGGAGCGACAGGCTCCGCGGCCGGACTGGATCGTCCTCTACGACCCGGACGGGCGGATCGTCGGCGAGGCGAAGTCGAACCCCGCCACAGAGGAACAGGTCCGTCAGTGGATGCACATCGCGCTCGTGCATCTCAGCGCGTGCGCGAAACACCTCACGCGTGGCTCCCTCTGGGAAGCGAACGCGCAGCTCGACGCCGCGCGCGCCGAGCTCTGGCGACTTTGGGCGGTGGCCGAGCGCATCGCCGATCCGCAGTACGGACTCACGGCGGTGCTCGACGCGCCCGACGCTCCCATGCCGGAGAACGTCGAGGCCACTGTCGCGGGTCTCGACCGCCGAGCGTTGCGGTCCGCCGCGATGAGCTGCGGTGAGCTACTCGTGTGGACCTGGCCGCGGGCGATCAGTACGGTGGCGACCGCCGACCTCGCGATGCCCCCACTCGCCGAGTGGGTGCTCAAGCAGCTGAGGGAAGTGGCGACCTAGTACAGTCGTCGTCCCAATGGAAGCAGCGCGTTTCGAACGCAACGTCCGCACGGAGTCGAGCGAGATCTTCACGATCTACGGCGGCGCGCGCCGCATCGGTCGTGTCGACATCCATTACGGCCGCTTCGAGGTGCACGGCACCCTGCTTCTGGAGGTCGATCTCACCGACGACGAGCTACAGCAGCTCATCGATCAGCTCGACGAGGAGCTCGTGCAGACGCACGACCCGGAGCGCGAGGATTTCCTCGTGACCGTGTTCAAGTCGGAGGAGCTGGGCTTCTATTCGGACGAGTTCGAGTCAGACGACGACGAGGACGAGGAACCCTAGGCAGCCGTCCCGTACGCGTCCCGGAGTCCGGCTTCGAGCGGACGCGACGAGTAGCCGAGCTCGCTCTTTGCGCGCGCATCGCTTGCCCAGAAGGTCACCCCTTTCGAGCTTGTCACCACCTCGCGCAGACCCGGCCGCACGAGCGCGCCGAGTTGGAGCAGGACGTAGGGCAAGCGCAGGCGCGGGAGGTCGCGGCCGCCAATGCGCGCAAGGACGGCGAACGCATCCGCGACCCGGGCGATCTCGCCGCCCAGGACGTAGCTCTGTCCGATCTGTCCGCGGTCAAGGACGAGCACGATGCCGCGCGCGACGTCCTCGACATGCACGAAGTTGAGGCCCGTGTCGGCGAACGGCACGAATGGCAGCCTGCCGCGGACGAAATCGCGCATCAGACCGCCCATGCCGGACGTGTCGCCGGGACCGTACACACCGCCGGGCTGCGCGATCGAGATCGGGAGGCCGCGCCCGGCGAACTGCAGCGCGATCTCGTGCGCCTGGACCTTCGTCTCCTCGTAATAGGACGTGTACGGACCCGTGCGCGCGTACGTCTCGTCGACGACCTGCCCTTGCGTGTTCCCGAACACCGCGACCGTCGAGATGTACGCCACGCGACGGACGCCCGCGTCGAGGGCCGCCTCGAGCACGTGCTCGGTACCGGTCACGTTCGCGGCGAACATGGCGGCTCGGCGCGACGGCGGGATGCCGACCTCGTACATCGCTGCGCCGTGCACGACGGCGTCGACGCCCTCCATCCCGCGGTGCAGCGCGCCGCCATCGGAGAGATCGCCGGTGAACAGGTCAACGCCGGCGCGCGCGAGCGTCTGCGCACGCGACGCGTCGCGGACGAGAGCGCGCACCTCGTCGCCGCGAGCGAGCAGCTGCAACGTGACCGTGCCGGTGACGAAGCCCGTGGCGCCGGTGACGAAGACCTTCACTCGGCGACGCGCGCGGTCTTCGCGTCCGCGAGACGGCGCAGATCTGCAACGAAGATCTCGAAGACGGCGTCCGGCAATCCCGCCGCGGCCCAGACCTTCTCGAAGCGGGACATGTCTTCGTCGATCACGGTCTCGCACGGCGTCTCGTGCGCGAACGGCGGGACGCCGCCGATGGCGTAGCCGGTGTAGCGCTTCGCCTCATCCGCAGTCGTGCGCCGCACGCCGCTCGCGCCGAGGACCTCCCGCAGCCGCTCCTCGCTCACACGGCGGTCACCGCAACAGAGCACGACGATCGCGCGACCATCGGCGACGAACACAAGCGACTTCACGATCTCCCCGACGCTGACCCCGATCTCGCGCGCCGCATCTTGCGCGGTGCGCGTGCTCGCGGGAAACCGACGTATCTCGATAGGCACGCCGCGCTCGGCCGCGTAAGCGCGCACGCGCGCGACATTTGGATGCTCAGCGACGGTCACGCGCTCAAGTGTGGCGCCAAGTCATTAGTCAGCGGAGCGAGTCGGTACGGCGGCTGGCGTTCGCTCCCCTCGAGCGAGCATCTGCGCCCAGCCGGCCCGAAGGGGCGCGCGAGTTGCATGGCGGGCCGGCGTAGCCGGCTGCGAGCGAGAGGAGCGGACGCCAGCTG includes:
- the rpe gene encoding ribulose-phosphate 3-epimerase codes for the protein MPEPKFAPSILNADFGRLAEAVGALERGGADWVHVDVMDGHFVPNLTFGPKMVADLHRATRLPLDVHLMIEQPDDRVDRYVDAGAAYVVVHVEAAREVSATLSRIRTRGAKAGITLNPDTPVQAILPYLNEVDLALVMSVNPGFGGQKFIESAIGKLQRLRKEIDTRRLPVELEVDGGVKLDNVRRVIEAGASVVVAGSAVFESREGVEAALKKFRALL
- a CDS encoding alanine--glyoxylate aminotransferase family protein; its protein translation is MYRPQNLRIPGPTVVPQSVLAASARPMINHRGPEFAALLAALTRALQDFLRTQGDVLTLTASGSGAMEAAVANTLSRGDRALVFINGAFGERFYSICKAYGVDARRIDITLGRAIDPELVREELAKEKGKDGAKAVMLQHNETSTGVLNPLKEISEVVRESGKLLIVDSISGAGAAELEIDEWGIDVCVTGSQKAWGAPPGVSIVTMSERAWKFYEKSDLPKAYFDLAAAKAALEKGATPATPAVTVYIALQEALRLMAEEGLEAILRRHQNLARATRRGLQALNLTLFADEAHASPAVTAFRPPTRVDARNLIRVLRDDYDTIVAGGQGKLEGQLIRVGHLGFVTLQDILNFFSALELALRDFNQPVEPGQAIAAALRAYAESAPQTTRPGTRSGTRADTVGTRR
- the serA gene encoding phosphoglycerate dehydrogenase; translated protein: MADPLAEDGLVLLRERCEVRTTTGLTEADLASRLQDVDALIVRSETKVTAKIFDAAPRLAVVGRAGVGVDNIDVPAATAHGVYVVNAPLGNIVSAAEHAIALALTLLRRVAEADRSVRAGEWTRSKFIGRELRGKTLGLIGIGRVGSEVARRAAGFQMRVIAHDPFATEAIARAAGAQLVELDELLRSADVISLHTPLTEKTRNLINADALAKMKPTTVIVNCARGEVVDLAAVAAALDKGTIAGAALDVFPNEPLPADSPIRGSRNTVLTPHIAGSTAEAQVNVAVDVVQQILDVLDGRPARNAVNAPRPPADEAGGSAWLRLGERVGTLVAQLLDERPAKLQIAYAGKLLEIDAEPLRAAVVKGLLETFSAERVNLVNALAIARSRGLVIEERRETEAARYSALLTVRVGNTEVAGTLVQGEPRIVLIDGFWVDVPVEGYLLLTKHQDKPGLVGRVGTLLGEHDVNISSMQVGRLHPRGEALMILTLDDPVPDEVRARIGAFADVDRVRTARLGVSG
- a CDS encoding glycosyltransferase family 2 protein — protein: MPCLNEAATVADCVKQARDALAKYGINGEVVVADNGSTDGSRELATAAGARVVPVPVRGYGSALLAGIASAQGEYVVMGDADGSYDFMAVDTFLAKLREGYDLVMGNRFKGGVAEGAMPFLHRWLGNPVLSFLGRLFFNSDIGDFHSGLRGFRRSPILALDLRTTGMEFASEMVVKAAVQDLRITEVPVTLGPDKRGRPPHLRTWRDGWRHLRFLLLYSPRWLFLYPGAALMLVGAIVGLWLLPGERALGSVRLDIHTLVYASAAVVLGYQSVIFALFTKTFAISEGLLPEDPRLTRLYRYVTLETGIVAGIVLVIAGLVLAVTAIGLWQTQGFGPIVDVPRTLRVVIVSSLAITLGVQTFFASFFLSVLGLSRR
- a CDS encoding NAD-dependent epimerase/dehydratase family protein, which produces MKVFVTGATGFVTGTVTLQLLARGDEVRALVRDASRAQTLARAGVDLFTGDLSDGGALHRGMEGVDAVVHGAAMYEVGIPPSRRAAMFAANVTGTEHVLEAALDAGVRRVAYISTVAVFGNTQGQVVDETYARTGPYTSYYEETKVQAHEIALQFAGRGLPISIAQPGGVYGPGDTSGMGGLMRDFVRGRLPFVPFADTGLNFVHVEDVARGIVLVLDRGQIGQSYVLGGEIARVADAFAVLARIGGRDLPRLRLPYVLLQLGALVRPGLREVVTSSKGVTFWASDARAKSELGYSSRPLEAGLRDAYGTAA
- a CDS encoding YbaK/EbsC family protein, translated to MTVAEHPNVARVRAYAAERGVPIEIRRFPASTRTAQDAAREIGVSVGEIVKSLVFVADGRAIVVLCCGDRRVSEERLREVLGASGVRRTTADEAKRYTGYAIGGVPPFAHETPCETVIDEDMSRFEKVWAAAGLPDAVFEIFVADLRRLADAKTARVAE